A section of the Anabaena cylindrica PCC 7122 genome encodes:
- a CDS encoding Hsp70 family protein, whose protein sequence is MGKAIGIDLGTTNSVTAFKLAEVEVVTANDNTPPDRKLTCSVVAYNQGKFLVGGQVYNQLRHNPENVIISIKRLMDRGFGDLTKILKKAAIAYGFSPNIAVCT, encoded by the coding sequence ATGGGTAAGGCTATAGGAATTGATTTGGGGACGACTAACTCTGTCACTGCTTTTAAGTTAGCAGAAGTGGAAGTAGTAACAGCAAACGATAACACGCCTCCAGACCGGAAACTCACTTGTTCTGTGGTTGCTTATAACCAAGGTAAATTTTTGGTGGGAGGTCAAGTTTACAACCAGCTACGCCATAACCCAGAAAATGTAATTATTTCTATTAAGCGGCTAATGGATAGGGGTTTTGGTGATTTAACGAAAATTCTCAAAAAAGCGGCGATAGCCTATGGTTTTTCACCTAATATAGCGGTATGCACTTGA
- a CDS encoding LysM peptidoglycan-binding domain-containing protein: MNTKINCPVCGYQDIENNICPNCDTDLSLIRTLQELPLIEKKSLKRKFSGWTLAVALLMLIIGMGLGVGSSLIIVQSGLYNATISNSNTTVVNSIKSTANKPVTQPNIYTVKPGDNLSLIALKLCGQGGTWEMIVKANPELEKRKNYYIDPGEELKIPNCQEKTE, encoded by the coding sequence ATGAATACTAAAATTAATTGTCCTGTCTGTGGATATCAAGATATTGAAAACAATATTTGTCCTAACTGTGATACCGACCTTTCCTTAATTCGCACACTCCAAGAATTACCACTGATAGAAAAAAAATCCCTCAAAAGAAAATTTAGCGGTTGGACATTAGCAGTAGCTTTATTAATGTTAATTATAGGTATGGGTTTGGGTGTGGGAAGTAGTTTGATAATCGTGCAATCTGGTCTATATAATGCAACTATTTCAAACTCTAATACAACAGTAGTTAATAGCATTAAATCAACAGCAAATAAGCCCGTCACACAACCAAATATTTACACTGTTAAACCTGGAGATAATCTGAGTTTGATTGCTTTAAAATTATGTGGTCAAGGTGGTACTTGGGAAATGATCGTTAAAGCTAATCCCGAACTAGAAAAACGGAAAAACTACTATATAGATCCGGGGGAGGAGTTGAAAATTCCTAACTGTCAGGAGAAAACTGAATGA